Part of the Anopheles gambiae chromosome 3, idAnoGambNW_F1_1, whole genome shotgun sequence genome is shown below.
AACGGTGCTCCAAGCGTCATAAGCGCACATGCCAACGGTGCCACATTCTCGCTGTTCCCGTTTGCCATCGCCACAATGTCACCCTTGCGCAGCCCAACGTCCGTTAGCTGCTGGGCGAAGCGGACCATGCGCATCCGGAACTCGGCACAGCTCATCCGGTTGCCAGTATCCATATCGATCTGAATGATCCGATCGGGCGTTCGGAGCAAAATATGGTTCAGGACCTCACCAACGTTCGCTTTCGGGTTGTAGATCGAAACGCGCTGCACGCCGTACCAGGTTCGGCTCGCTTCATCGTACGTACAGAGTGCCATGTTGGAGCGTTGCTACTTCCTGTGCGTTCAAAAGCCAAACACTTACTGCGGAGTCTTGGACTAGCACCCGACAGAGAACAACAGTGAACAGTATTCGACTTATCTGTGAGAGAAGCACTACGATGCCTCGTTATCACGGCTATAACAATGAACTATGACTGTCTCGAGACTGACGCTATCGGTCAGTGTAGCTGCGAGATGAGAACGTGGAGAATTATCGTCGTGGAGGTTATCAGATTTGCTGGAGCATCTCCACCATATCTCACTGTTGATAGTGGTGCGGCTGCGATCGGAACTCGTTTACGAGCGACGTTCACGATAGTTCGGATAGAGGAATGCGGTTTGTGAAACGGTTTTTTCGGAACTAAAGCCACAattcacacaacacaacaccgcTGACCACAACAACTATCCGAATGCCTTCTAGCAAAGGGATTGTCCAGCAATTGAGCTGAGTTCACGAAGTTTTAGCATTTGCGTGCCCACGCTCTGCCCCACTGTTCGCCCGTGCTAGAACCGGTTCCTGCTCGTTCCGTGTTGCTTCCTCGAGGCAAACAGGTTCCAGCGCTGTGCTCTTCGCTATTATAGGACCACAAAAGCTCAgttcaaaaaacaaataacaaggCCAACGAAATACAACGAAGGTAACCGTTCGTACGCAAAAGATAACAGATGCGAGATGTATTTCTGTCAACAGTTTCAACACTTGTTGGGTTGCTGATTCATGTGCGTTATCATCTCGATAACCTTCCGACGCATTACCTTGCCTGTCTGGGTTTTTGGGAGTTCCGCTACAAAGTAAACACCTCCACGCAGTCGCTTAAAGTCGGATACCTGACCGTCTACGATCGAGCGCACTTGGGAAGCATCTAGTCTGGAGTCAGGTCGTTTCACGATGACAGCCGCTGGCACATCGGTTGCATCCTGCGTATCTAGAATTCCGGCCACGCAAACCTCCTGTACACCGTCGATGCCCATAATGATCGCTTCCAGATCGGATGGTGATACATGATAGTTACGATACTTGAAGATGTCCTTCTTGCGATCTATCAAGTACAAAAAACCTTCCTCATCGATGTACCCGATATCACCCGTTCGAAAGAACCCGTCCGAATCGATCGCATTCCTGGAAATCTCCTCATTGCCATAGTATCCACCGAAATCCACGATCGCCTTCGTCAGTAGCTCACCCTGCTCTCCCACTCCCAGCCGATTTCCGTCCTCGTCCACAATGCGTACCATCGCGTTCGGCATCAATGGTCCGATCGCGCCTGGCTTTCGCCTAATAATGTCCATCGCACAGGAACCGTTCTCCGACGATCCGTATGCGTTCACCGAGCGGCCTCCGGTCGGTGCGAGCAGTGCATCGATCCGGTCTCGCAACTCTTCCGGCACGTGACTGCCACCAAGTGCCAAGAATTTGATCGAACTCAGATCGGCCGTTTTAATGCGCGGATGAGCCATCATAGCGTTTGCATAAGCCGTCGGTAGAAAGATCGCTTTGGCGTGATATTTTTCTACTGCCTCCAAAAACTGCTCCTCGTTGAAGGGCTTGCGAGTGATGAGTCGAACGGCCCCGCTAAAGAACGGAGTCAGCATGGAGCCAAAACCGGTCGTCCAGTAAAGGGCGCTGAAGTTGAAGTGTACCTCGGGAGTGGCCACAAACCGTGTCCATATCGTCAAGTGCATGCAGGCAGCGTGTGTTACCTGCACGCCTTTATGGGCTCCTGATGTTCCGGAGGAGCACAATATCGCGGCCACCGTTTTGTTGGAGTCACCCAGATAAGGTGCCCTGTTGGAGATAAAGATAGAAGGTCAGTTTGTTACGTTCGGATGAATTCAAACCCTAccatacatacacaaacgTTTCTTCGCTTCCCGTCTCCTTCATGAAGTCCTCCGCATGTTTCACATCGTCCCGAGTACACTCAAACACGTAGATTGGAGGTAACGTGTCCCCGCGAGGCACGGCACGCTCCAGCGCCTTCCGCACTACCTCGTAGTTGTCCGCATCGGCAAACACCAGCTTCGGTTTCGTTGTTCGCAGCATGTTTTCCATATCGTACTCGTTAAAGGCCGGCGCCAGCGGATTAAACGGTACACCGATCGTTAGCAAGGCACACGCCAGGGGAGCCAGATTTTCACTGTTTGCGTTGGCTAAAACTACCACCTCACCTGGCCGCAGACCGGCCGCCGTAAGGTTTTGGGCGAAGCGGATCAAACGCGTCCGAAACTCGGCGTACGTCAGCGATCGCCCAGTGTCCATGTCCTGCTGCATCACGCGATCTGGCGAGCGGCTCAGTACCTCCAGCATGACCTGTCCCATGCTGGCCTCCGGGTTGAACAGATGCTTCACGGTAGGACCGTGCCAGGTTCGGGTGGTCTCATCGTACACCGTACTGTAGTTCGCCATCGTCACTGCAAACGTTGTTGTTCTCGAGCTATCTGTGGACAACTGAGGAGCAATTACAGAACGCTGCAGAGTTATAGTTGCTCTCGGCTCGACAAAACTTGTTCGCACGTGCGACTGGATGTAATCTTATCGGGTGTTATTAAATTAACCTAAAAATAAAACGGTACTGAGATAGGAAAACCTTTGGGATGAATGTCTAGGTGTAATCATCAGCACACATACAACATAAGCCTAGTAAATTGAATCTAGTTTATTAATCTTAGCACATGATCAACTATTGTATCGCTCCGTTTCAGGCAGTAATGACATCGTGCATTAAGCTGTAGATGCCTATTTAGATAAACGGCTGATAAAGAACAATCGGGATTTCTGTACAACAATTCATCAATAAACTgatattttattgctttttgctGTAGTCTTGTTTCTAGGTGCGCGGACTTTGAAATTcagttttgttgatttttgattaattttgatttattttaattctttttttattttgcaattttcgTCACCAGAAGCATCCTTAATATTCATTGCATGTTTGCAGCTTATCTCCGTTTTTTACACACCGCTAATAAAAGATGATAACTAGTACCGCCACATACCCCAGAAACAGGTTTAAGCGAGACGAGTTTATCTTGCGATATTATTTTATGAATCTATTTAATTTACTAATTTGATAGTTAATTAATAATTCTTCATTCGTTCAAGTGATGCCTTCGATAGGTTCAACCTTCTGTTCACAAAGCACTTCCTTCTGAAGTCTACGCAAATAGTAGCAGCAGATATCCCATTACCTTTTATTGCTACCCATGATGacctgcaaaacaaaacagcttgCAACCCTAGTTGACATTCTTAACGTCCCCTTGCACGCGCGCCAGCTCAaaactgttttattatttgcgGCATCTTGTTATACAACTGCAGCACTTTGAAATACAAAGAATTCCTTTACTACTGTGTCTTGTAGTTGGGAAGTCTTGGTGCGTTCGATCTTCGTGTACTATAATGATCTTTAACTCATCCTCTCACTATACGTTCTAACACGCATGttgttatgtttatgtttaagaCAGTCATCTTAAGATCAAAAATCAAAAGATTTTCTGCCACTTCAACACCCTTTTCTCAATAAATATTACAGTATCATCAGCAAATAAGGTAACGTCACATTTGGAAGCGCTACTTCGAAGAACACCCGAACGGAGCAGAGGTAGGAGAGGCTGGCGAAAAAAAATAGCCAGAATAAAAAAGGCTATAAAATTGCACGCCTTATTGTATCTACCCAACTGCCATCCTTGACATTCGATGTAAAAATTTATCATGCGCATATACAAGACGTGAAAATATGCGTTGTGAAACACAAGGATTTTGTAttgaatttttgtttgtataagaattttgttgtgtaaagaccgctgcctcatccaGTGGAGACTCGCCGTTGACAGCGGGACCGGACTCCAACTCCgtttccggacgattccgactcaGGATGACTCAGACTCCGACTAAGGATGACTTCAACCCCGGATATCACCGACTCCGACTTCAGATAACTCCGACTCCTACTTAAGATAACTCCTACTCCGATTCCAGTTAACACCGATTCTAGATGTctgcgactccggacgactccgattccaGGATGACTCCGGCTACAGGATGACTTCAacccgactccgactccggataactccgACTCGGATTCCAGAATACTCCGACCGCGGATGACTCcggctccagacgact
Proteins encoded:
- the LOC133392905 gene encoding probable 4-coumarate--CoA ligase 3 — encoded protein: MANYSTVYDETTRTWHGPTVKHLFNPEASMGQVMLEVLSRSPDRVMQQDMDTGRSLTYAEFRTRLIRFAQNLTAAGLRPGEVVVLANANSENLAPLACALLTIGVPFNPLAPAFNEYDMENMLRTTKPKLVFADADNYEVVRKALERAVPRGDTLPPIYVFECTRDDVKHAEDFMKETGSEETFVAPYLGDSNKTVAAILCSSGTSGAHKGVQVTHAACMHLTIWTRFVATPEVHFNFSALYWTTGFGSMLTPFFSGAVRLITRKPFNEEQFLEAVEKYHAKAIFLPTAYANAMMAHPRIKTADLSSIKFLALGGSHVPEELRDRIDALLAPTGGRSVNAYGSSENGSCAMDIIRRKPGAIGPLMPNAMVRIVDEDGNRLGVGEQGELLTKAIVDFGGYYGNEEISRNAIDSDGFFRTGDIGYIDEEGFLYLIDRKKDIFKYRNYHVSPSDLEAIIMGIDGVQEVCVAGILDTQDATDVPAAVIVKRPDSRLDASQVRSIVDGQVSDFKRLRGGVYFVAELPKTQTGKVMRRKVIEMITHMNQQPNKC